The DNA region AGGGAGGGCGGAAACCGCCCTGGTCGAGCCGTTCGAAGATCAGCGGCTTGTACGACAGCAGCGCGTGGCTCGCCATGGCTTCGCGCATGCGCGGGACCACGTTACCCAGGTCTTCACCGATGACCATGCACCGGTGGCGATGGCTTTCGATTGCCAGCACGGCGAGCAACGCATCCATCGGGTAGCTGACGTAGGTGCCGCCGTCCGGGCTGGTCCAGAACAGGCGCATGAGCGCCATGACATGGTCCATTCGCAACGCACCGGCAGGCCGCATCGTGGCCTCCAGCAGCTGACGGAAGGGCCGGAAGCCGGCATCCGCAAGCGCCACAGGGTTGACCGGCGGCAGGCCCCAGTCCTGCCCCTGCGCACTCAGCGGATCCGGCGGGGCGCCGACATTCATGCCGCGCGCATACAGATCAGGATGCGACCAGGTGTCGGTACCGCCATCGGCCGCACCCACAGCCAGGTCGCAGTACAAGCCGATGGGCATGAGTGCGCGGGCGCGGGCACTCACGCGCTGCAGCTGTTCGTGGGCGACCCACTGCAGCCAGAAACGGTAGGCTACGGCGTCTGCATGTTCCCGCGCGAAGGCTTCGACTGCGCTGGAGCGGACGTCCCGCAGCGCCTCGGGCCAGGCAGGCCAGCCCCAGATGGCCGGATCGCCCGCCTGCAGCACGGCCTGGATGGCCTCGTAGCGAGCGTGCAGGCCCAGGGTGGCAGCATGGGTGGTGCAGAAGGCGTCGAAAGCACGTCCGCGTTCGCCATCGCCCGTCCAAGCGGTGTCGCGAAAGGTCTGCCACAGCTGTGCCAGCGCCGCTTGTTTCAGGGCAGCCACGGCAGGGTAATCGACCGTGGCGCTCTGCCGCACGGCGTCCAGTCGTGCCAGAAAGTCGGCCGACTGGCACAGCGACTGGGTGCGGACGCACTGCAGGTATTCCGGCAAGGCTGTCACGTCGATGTGCAGCACATTCAGCGCCAGGCGGCTGGCAGGGCTGTAGGGGCTGGCGGCGTCGGGCCGGTCTGCGCGCAATGCATGCAGCGGACTCACGCCTACGAAAGCCGCACCCTGGGCAGCGGCCAGACGCACGCACTGCAGCAGGTCCGAAAAGTCCCCGATGCCCCAGCTGCGTTCCGAACGCAGCGCATACATCTGCGCGGCGATGCCCCACCACCGTTCCCCCTGCTGCAGGCCCTCGGGAAGCCAGCATTGCTCTGGCGCGGCGAGAACCCAGAGGGCATCGTCCCCGCAGTGCAGCCGGTAGTAGCCTGCGGGAATATCCGCGGTCCAGAGGGCGGAATCCCCCTGGCCTTGCGCGACAGCGGGCGCGTCCGGGCGGTCCGCATCCCGTAGCTGCCACGCTCCAGCGGCGGGCAGTTGGATGGATTGCGCTTCACCCGCCCGCACCACGGCGAACGAACATTGCGCCGCATCGTCGTGCGGCCCCATGGCGTCCAAGGCACGCTGCAACACAGCGGTAGGTACCTGGACGGGGTGTCCCCAGAAGCCCGTGTATTCGGTCGCGATGCCCGCGCGCGCGGCGCGCTGCAGCAGTTCTTGCGTCATCTCTTGTGTCCGTTCGGAATCAATGCGCTGCCGGCGTGCAGATCCAGCGTGCAGACCAGGGGCCCCAGGCGGCAGAGCCGCTTTCACCATCATCAAGCCACCTGTGCTGGAACAGCAGTTCACCTGCGGGGCGGGGCGGTACATCTTCCACGGGATCCGGTCCGAGGTTGGCTTCCAGCCAGCACGCGCTCCCGTCGGCATAGGCCCATTGCACTCTCAGGCCGCGCTCGCCGATGCGTTCGCTGGTGTGACGGCCGGTGGCCAGCAGGCCGCTGCGAGGCACGAACCACTGCCGCCGGGCCTCCAGCGCCTGGCGCACCAGGTCGCTGCGCTGCCGGGCGGGCACCAGTTCGGACTGCACCCAGTCCAGCCGGCTGGCCTCCACGGTGTCCGCGTTGCAGGGATCGGGCAGCGTTCTTCCTTCCGGGACGGCATGGCTGAACTCACGCATACGGCCGGCACGCACGGCCTCGCGCAATTCGCCCTCCCAGTCGGCAAAGTACAGAAAGGGGGTGGTGGCACCGAACTCGTCCCCCATGAACACCATGGGTGTCGCCGGCGTCAGCAGGGACAGCAGCAGGGCGAGCTCGACGGCCTCGGTCGGTGCCAGCGCCGCCAGGCGATCGCCGAAGGCTCGGTTGCCGATCTGGTCGTGGTTTCCGATGAACTGCAGCAGCGCCGGCAGCGGTACCGCCGGGACGGCGCCGGACGGGGTGACCCCTTCGGGAAACGCAAAGCCCTCCGTCAGCACGCGGGCCAGCAGATCCATGGGGTGGCTGGCAAACCGCCCGTAATAGGTGTGCGACTCCCCGGTCAGCAGCACGTGCACTGCATGGTGAAAGTCATCGTTCCACTGTCCGTCGTAGCGTCCTGCCACCGCGGTGCCCTGCAGCCAGCTCGCCTGGTTTTTCTCGTTCTCCAGCACCAGGTGGACCTCTCTGCCCTCGGACTGCGCAAGCGCGCGCACCCGTTGGCTGATGTCCTGCAGGATGTGCGCAGGGCCGTCGTCAAGGATGGCATGCACGGCGTCCAGACGCAGGCCGTCCACCCGAAACTCCTCGATCCAGTACAGCGCGTTGTGGATGAAGAACTCGCGCACGACCTCACTACCGTCTTGGTCGAAGTTGATCGCACGCCCCCACGGGCTTTCATGGGTGGATGAGAAGAATTGCGGGGCGTAGAGCGGCAGGTAGTTGCCGTCCGGGCCGAAGTGGTTGTAGACCACGTCCACGAACACGCACAGGCCCAGCGCGTGCGCGGCGTCCACGAAATACTTGAGGTCGT from Paracidovorax wautersii includes:
- the treZ gene encoding malto-oligosyltrehalose trehalohydrolase encodes the protein MTDRNGERGAHEMPFGARLHPDGGADFRLWAPAAKDVALQCQTGAAEVPPQPATRGDGGWWHAHVPGADASTRYRWQIDGGQVVPDPAARHAPQGPHQWCVLTDPLAYSWRTAGWKGHPWQDLVFYELHVGTFTPEGTFAAAQVHLPRLAALGFTAVELMPLATFSGDWGWGYDGVLPFAPHPSYGTPDDLKYFVDAAHALGLCVFVDVVYNHFGPDGNYLPLYAPQFFSSTHESPWGRAINFDQDGSEVVREFFIHNALYWIEEFRVDGLRLDAVHAILDDGPAHILQDISQRVRALAQSEGREVHLVLENEKNQASWLQGTAVAGRYDGQWNDDFHHAVHVLLTGESHTYYGRFASHPMDLLARVLTEGFAFPEGVTPSGAVPAVPLPALLQFIGNHDQIGNRAFGDRLAALAPTEAVELALLLSLLTPATPMVFMGDEFGATTPFLYFADWEGELREAVRAGRMREFSHAVPEGRTLPDPCNADTVEASRLDWVQSELVPARQRSDLVRQALEARRQWFVPRSGLLATGRHTSERIGERGLRVQWAYADGSACWLEANLGPDPVEDVPPRPAGELLFQHRWLDDGESGSAAWGPWSARWICTPAAH